The genomic interval GGTGCCGCAGCGAGGTGGTCACCGCGTCGAGCAGGCTGAACGCGATCGGTGCGTCGACCGGCCGGTCGAGCGGCACGATCAGCGTCTCGTCGCCCAGGCCCAGCTCGGGCGCATTGATCAGGCGCTTGAGCCGGTCGCTGGCGTTCCGCCAAGCCTCCCGCGCGTTGATGACGTCGAGGCGGCGCAGCTCGACGAAGCTGTTCGCCTCGGTCACGTCCACCGGGCTCGCGTCGAACTCCTGCCGCAGCTTCAGGCGGTCGCGTTCGGTGATCGTCCGCTCCAGCAGCTTCGCCTGGATCAGCAGACGCTGGCGGCTGAAGAGCAGCTCCCAGTAGGCGGTCTCCACCTCGTCCACGAGGTCGATGAGGGTGCCGCGGAGCCGCTCGGTCGCGGCCCGCTCGGCGTTGCGGGCCAGCACGATCTCGCTGGTGGCCACCTCGCGGCCGAAGTTCCGCAGCAGCGGCTGCTGCAGCGTCACCAGCAGGTCGGCGTCGTAGAAGGGAGAGACGCCCTGCAGCGACGGGTCGTCGTCGATGCGGGCCAGGCGCGACTCCAGGCCGAGCGTGCCGTTGGTCGCGGCCAGCCGCTTGCGGAGCCCCGCCCCCAGCAGCAGCGTCTCGCTGCGCCGGTCGCCGGAGAGGCCGGGCACGATGTCGCTGGTCACCGGCCCCGGCGTGTCGAGCTTGGTGAAGTCGACGTCGGCGAAGATCTCGGCATCGAAAGCGGCCTCGGCCTGCTGCAGCTGCGCCGCCGTGATCGACGGGCTCAACCGGGCCGCCGCGAGATCGAGGTTCCGCTCGACCGCCAACGCGATCGCCCGCTCCAGCGGCAGCTGCACCACCGGCTCGTCGATCCGGCCCAGCAGGTCGATGCCGGCGGACACGCGGGCGTCCGCGTCGTTCTCGTAAGCGGCGAGGCCGGACATGCGGTCGAGCTCGGCGGTCCGCTCGGCGTCGAGCTCGGCCTCGACGCTGCTGGGCTCCCGCGTCACGCGGACGATGCCGCCGCTGGCGACCTCGCCGAGCAGCTGGCGGTGCGAGAGCAGCAGCGACTCCCGCAGCGCGTCCTCCTCCTCGCGCTCCATCGGGGAGGAGCAGCCCCACAGCGCCGCGGAGGCCAGCGCCGCGGCGGCGAGCGCGGCGTTCGAGCAGCGTCGGTCGCCCGCGGGGCGGCCTGTCGTGGAGGATCTGAGCATCGGTTGGGACGATCCCCCGGCCCGGCCCGCGTGTCAAACCCGGGGGAACGGCACGCCGCTTCTATAGTCGCCGCCCGCGAGAATCAGACGAAGGAAAGCCGAACATGCCGCGCCCAATGACCATGACCGAGCAGATCTTCGCCCGCCACAGCGGGCGGAGCGAGGTGTCCCCCGGCGACAACGTCTGGGTCGATGTCGACGTGCTGATGACCCACGACGTCTGCGGCCCGGGCACCATCGGCATCTTCAAGAAGGAGTTCGGGGCGGACGCGAAGGTGTGGGACCCCACCCGCATCCCGATCATCCCGGACCACTACATCTTCACCGCCGACGGCAAGTGCCACCGCAACGTCCAGATCCTGCGCGACTTCGTGAAGGAGCAGGGGCTTCCGTACTACTACGACCCCGACTTCCTGGACACCGACGAGGGCTCGGGCTTCCCGAACCCGTACCGGGACCCGACCCGGACCTCCTACAAGGGCGTGTGCCACAAGGCGCTCCCCGAGGAGGGGCACTGCCGCCCGGGCGAGATCCTGCTGGGCACCGACTCGCACACCTGCACCGCCGGCGCCTTCGGCCAGTTCGCCAGCGGCGTGGGCAACACCGACGCGGCGTTCGTCATGGGCACGGGCAAGACCTGGCTGAAGACCCCGCCGACGATGAAGTTCACCTTCCACGGCGAGATCCCGCCCTACCTCACCGCCAAGGACCTGATCCTCGCGGTCATCGGGCAGATCGGCGTCGCCGGGGCCACGTACCGAGCGATGTACTTCGCCGGCGAGGGGATCGGCAGCCTCACGCTGGAGGACCGGATGACGCTCACCAACATGGCCATCGAGGCGGGCGGCAAGAACGGCATCTGCGACGTCGACCAGAAGACGCTGGACTACGTGCGGGCCCGCAGCAACCGGCCGGAATGGGAGGTCGTCGTCGAGGACGAGGGCGCGGAGTACATCTACGAGCACGCCTGGGACCTGGGCCTCATGGAGCCCATGATCGCCAAGCCGCACTCGCCCGACAACAAGGACCTGGCGCGGAACCTCTCGGACGTCAAGCTCGACCGCGCGTACATCGGCAGCTGCACCGGCGGCAAGATCACCGACATGGTGATGGCGGCGAACATCCTCGACGGCGAGGAGGTTGCGATCCCGACCTACGTCGTTCCCGGCTCCACCGAGGTCCACCAGAACATGCTCACGCTCGGCCTCGACGGCGAGCCGTGCCGGCACGACGACCGCACCCCGATCGCCGGCCGGGAGTCGGTGAAGACGGTGTACGAGGCGCTCGAGGGCGCCGGGTGCAACATGGGCGCCGCCAGCTGCGCCGCCTGCCTGGGCGGCCCGGTCGACACCTTCGGCCGGCTCAACGAGCCGATGAACTGCATCAGCACCACCAACCGCAACTTCCCCGGGCGCATGGGGCACAAGGACGCCGGGGTCTACCTCGCCAGCCCGCTGACCGCCGCGGCTTCGGCCCTCCGCGGCGTGATCACCGACCCGCGGGGGTGCGTCACCACCCCGATTTTGACCGGCTCCGCCGGTGTGATCTGAGCGGACGTCGCGGCCGCGCGTGGCGTACCGCCCCCCGCCGCCGCGCCCGAGCGGCGGGTCGTCGGGAACGGTGGACCGCACGCATCCCGGTGCGATCCCGGGCGCCCGATGCCCGAGTGCCACGCCGCTCGTGGGCTGGGGTGTCCGCGGGACACGCGGCCAATTTCTGCCTCTGCGGAGACCGGTCCGGTCATCGGGCGGGCAAGGCCCGGCGTCCGCGCTTCAGAGACCCCGCGGGTCCGCGCCGATCAGCTTCCGCGTCATCGCCCGCTCGATCTCCCGCTGGCCCTCCCGCTCCTTGAGGTCGTGCCGCTTGTCGTGGGTCTTCTTGCCGACGCCCACCCCGATCTCCACCTTAATGCGGCCCTCCTTGAAGTACAGCGCCGTCGGGACCAGCGTGACACCGCGGCCGTCGGTCTCCTGCTGCAGCTTGAGGATCTCCCGCCGGTGGGCGAGCAGCTGCCGCGGCCGCTTGGGGTCGTGGTTGAAGGGCCCGGCGTGCGGGTACGGGGCGATGTCGATGCCGTGCAGCACGAAGCTGCGGCCGGTCGGATCGATGGTCGCGTAGCCGCCGGCGAGCTGCACGTGCCCGTGCCGGATCGACTTCACCTCCGAGCCCATCAGCTGGATGCCGCACTCGAGGCGGTCCGCGATCGCGTAGTCGTGCCGCGTGCGGCGGTTCTCGACGCGCGGCTCGAAGTTGTGCCGCGCGAGACGGGCTTTCGCTTTGGCGGCTTTGCTCTTGGCCATGGAAGGGCTCCGGCCTCGACGGGGCGGGCCGGGAGACTAGGTCGCGCCGGAGAGCGTCCGGGCGGCGCCCGCCGCCAGCGGCGGGATCCGCGGACCGTCGCGGTTTTGGCGCTGGAACGGCCGCGGTCCGCGGGTCCCCGCCGCCCGCCTCAGCGGCGCGAGGTGCCGCCGTAGGCACGCTCGTAGGCCTCGATGCCGCCGGCCATGCTCCAGGCGTCGTAACCCCGGTCGCGGAGGAACTGCGCCGCCCGGAGGCTGCGCTGCCCGAGGCGGCAGTGGACGATGATCCTGCGGTCCTTGTGGGGCGCGAGCTCCTCGACGCGCTCCTGGAGTTCCTGCAGCCGGATGACGGTGGCGTCGTCGTGGATCCGGGAGCCGGCGACCTCGTCGGGGTTGCGGACGTCCAGCAGCAGCGGCTTGTGGGCCTCGTCGGGCACGTCGCCGCCACGCTCGCCGCCCATGACGCCGGCGAGGCCGGCGGGGGTGACCTCCCACTGGTCGTTGAGCGGGTAGCCCTCGGGCAGGCCGCGCATGTCCTCCGCGGTGCGGCCGGCCATCACGTCGTCTTCGGGGGTGGTCTCGCTCAAGCGGCACCGCCTCTCGCGGGGGCGTCGGCCCCGGAGGAGGCGGCACCTTCCTCGGGCGCCGCCTGCGCCTCGGGAACCGTTGCACCCGCGGGCACGGGAGCCTCGAAAGAAGGCGCGGGGTTGGAGCGGTCGCCGATGGCCTCGTCGGCCCGGCCCGGGTGCACCTTCCGGTCGGGCGAGCCGACGGCGGGTTCGGCGTGGGCCCCCAGCTCTTCGCCCGTCTTCGCGTGCTCCAGGTGCGAGTAGCGGTCGAGGTTGACGGTGACGATCTCGCCGTCGTCCTTCTCGAGCACGAGCCGGTCCAGCCACAGCTTGTCGTCCTTGCCGTGGGCGTACCACGAGCCGGTCTTCCGCTGCTCGAAGGCGAGCACCCGGCCGGTGACCTCGGTCGTCCAGCGACGCTTCTGCACCTGCTGCGTGACGGTCACGCGCGTGCCGACAGCGAGGCGATTGGGGGAAGGATTCATGGCGCGGAGCCTAAGCCGGGGCGGGGGACAGGGAGCGACGCGGCGGGACGTGACTGCGCGGAGGGGCTGCGTGGTCCGCGATGGGCGCGGGGCGCGGGTTGAGCCGGCTCCGGGTGAGAGACGAAGTCAGCAGAGAGCAGGGAAGTGGAGAGCGCCGAGCGGAGCGACGGCGCGTCCTGTCCGTCTTCGTCTCTTCGTCTCTTTGCCTCTCCGTCTCTCTCAACGCCGAACCGGCAGATCCGAAGCGATCCGCCCCTTCAGCGTCAGCGCCGACGCCGCCTCAATCTCCACCTCCGCCAGCGTGCCGATCAGCGACTCGGGACCCTCGAAGACCGCGATGAGGTCGCCGCCGGTGCGGCCGGACAGCTGCGTCAGCGGCTCCTCGGCGGCGGCCGCCGCCTGCGGCACCGGCTGCTTCGCCCGGGTCTCCCAGCCGAGCTCGACGCCGCCGACGCCCACGCCGGCCTGGGCCCGCGCGGCGGCCTTGGCGACCTTCGCAGAGACGCCCTCGACGAAGACCTCGAGGCGCTTGCCCACCTGCTCGGCGGAGATCTCCGCGGAGATGCCGTTCTGCAGATCGACCAGCTCTCGGTTGCGTCGCCGCTTCACCTCGGTGGGAACGTCGTCCTCCATGCGGTCGAACGCGGGCGTGCCGGGGCGGGGCGAGTACTTGAAGAGGAAGCTGTTCTTGAAGCGGGCCCAGCGCAGAAGCTCGAACGTCGCCTGGTGGTCTTCCTCGGTCTCGCCGGGGAAGCCGGTGATGACGTCCGTCGCCATCTGGGCGTCGGGCAGGAAGTGCCGCACCCGCTCCACCAGCTCGCGGAAGTGGGCGGCGCGGTAGCCGCGGTTCATGCGGGCGAGCACGCGGTCGCTCCCGCTCTGCACCGGCAGGTGCAGGTAGCGGCAGATCCGCGGCGAGTCGCGCATGACCGCGAGGATGTCGTCGCCGAAGTCGCGCGGGTAGCTGGTGACGAAGCGGAGCCGCCGGATGCCCGGCACCTCCTCGTGGATGCGGTGCAGCAGGTCGGCGAAGCTGACCGTCGTTCTCGAGAACACGGGCGAGGGCCCGCCCGTGCCCGCGTTCGGCGAGATCACGGTGCCCACCTGCGGCTGGACCACGCCCCCGACCGCGACGGCGGCGCCCCGGTCGAAGTGGTAGTGGTTCACCGTCTGCCCGAGCAGCGTCACCTCCAGCACCCCGGCGTCGGCGAGCTTCCTGCACTCCTCGACGATCGCGTCCGGCGGGCGGTGGACCTCCTCGCCGCGGGTGTGCGGGACGACGCAGTACGTGCACAGCTTGTTGCAGCCGCGGGTGATGCGGACGTAGGCCGACCTGCCGCCGGCCGAGGTGTCGTCCGCGGAGAAGGCGCGGGAGAGGTCGACCAGCTCCAGCGTGTCGGCGGCCGCGTCGAGGGTCTGCGTGCGCCGGTTCACGCCGCCGCCCCGCCCGCCCCGCAGCGCGGTGCGTCCTTCGACCGTGCGCGTCCTGCCCGGCGTCGTCCAAGCCGACCGCGTCTCCACCGACGTCCGCAGCTCGTTGTCGATCAGCGCCGGCACCCGATCCAGCTCGGCCGGCCCGCACATCAGGTTCACCTGCGGGTGCCGCCGGAGCAGGTCCTCCCCGTCGCGCTCGGCCATGCAGCCGATCACGCCCACCACCACGTGCGGGTGCTCCCGCTTGTGCTGCCCCAGCAGCCCGATGCGTGACCAGACCTTGTTCTCCGCCACCTCCCGCACGCTGCAGGTGTTGAACAGCACCACGTCGGCGGACGCCCAGTCGTCGGTGAAGCCGTAGCCCAGGTCGCGCAGCTGGCCGGTGACCAGCTGGCTGTCGAGCACGTTCATCTGGCAGCCGAACGTCTCGAGGTAGACGCGGGGCCGTGAGGAGGAGGGCGCGGGCGGCATGGAGGGGCAAGGGTACGACGGGGCGGGGAGCAACCGGGAAGGAGCCATGGCGAGGACGGCGGCACGTCCCGCCGGCGGC from Phycisphaera mikurensis NBRC 102666 carries:
- a CDS encoding TolC family protein gives rise to the protein MLRSSTTGRPAGDRRCSNAALAAAALASAALWGCSSPMEREEEDALRESLLLSHRQLLGEVASGGIVRVTREPSSVEAELDAERTAELDRMSGLAAYENDADARVSAGIDLLGRIDEPVVQLPLERAIALAVERNLDLAAARLSPSITAAQLQQAEAAFDAEIFADVDFTKLDTPGPVTSDIVPGLSGDRRSETLLLGAGLRKRLAATNGTLGLESRLARIDDDPSLQGVSPFYDADLLVTLQQPLLRNFGREVATSEIVLARNAERAATERLRGTLIDLVDEVETAYWELLFSRQRLLIQAKLLERTITERDRLKLRQEFDASPVDVTEANSFVELRRLDVINAREAWRNASDRLKRLINAPELGLGDETLIVPLDRPVDAPIAFSLLDAVTTSLRHRPELQVALLSIADAGVRLTVADNQLLPQLDLSAQVGLGGVGVEDGQDAYDDLSEGDFVDYLVSLDFSYPLGNRLAEGLVSQRQLERQQSTLDYRRLAQDAVLEVKTALRAVASEYQRIGASRAARRAAANNLRAIRAQEDAGNALTPVFVDQKLRAQERLATAETQEAQSRSQYMVAISELYRSTGTLLDRNGIAFREPAAGGSVSAEALLGERAEDGRR
- a CDS encoding 3-isopropylmalate dehydratase large subunit codes for the protein MPRPMTMTEQIFARHSGRSEVSPGDNVWVDVDVLMTHDVCGPGTIGIFKKEFGADAKVWDPTRIPIIPDHYIFTADGKCHRNVQILRDFVKEQGLPYYYDPDFLDTDEGSGFPNPYRDPTRTSYKGVCHKALPEEGHCRPGEILLGTDSHTCTAGAFGQFASGVGNTDAAFVMGTGKTWLKTPPTMKFTFHGEIPPYLTAKDLILAVIGQIGVAGATYRAMYFAGEGIGSLTLEDRMTLTNMAIEAGGKNGICDVDQKTLDYVRARSNRPEWEVVVEDEGAEYIYEHAWDLGLMEPMIAKPHSPDNKDLARNLSDVKLDRAYIGSCTGGKITDMVMAANILDGEEVAIPTYVVPGSTEVHQNMLTLGLDGEPCRHDDRTPIAGRESVKTVYEALEGAGCNMGAASCAACLGGPVDTFGRLNEPMNCISTTNRNFPGRMGHKDAGVYLASPLTAAASALRGVITDPRGCVTTPILTGSAGVI
- the smpB gene encoding SsrA-binding protein SmpB — its product is MAKSKAAKAKARLARHNFEPRVENRRTRHDYAIADRLECGIQLMGSEVKSIRHGHVQLAGGYATIDPTGRSFVLHGIDIAPYPHAGPFNHDPKRPRQLLAHRREILKLQQETDGRGVTLVPTALYFKEGRIKVEIGVGVGKKTHDKRHDLKEREGQREIERAMTRKLIGADPRGL
- a CDS encoding rhodanese-like domain-containing protein; its protein translation is MSETTPEDDVMAGRTAEDMRGLPEGYPLNDQWEVTPAGLAGVMGGERGGDVPDEAHKPLLLDVRNPDEVAGSRIHDDATVIRLQELQERVEELAPHKDRRIIVHCRLGQRSLRAAQFLRDRGYDAWSMAGGIEAYERAYGGTSRR
- a CDS encoding MiaB/RimO family radical SAM methylthiotransferase; protein product: MPPAPSSSRPRVYLETFGCQMNVLDSQLVTGQLRDLGYGFTDDWASADVVLFNTCSVREVAENKVWSRIGLLGQHKREHPHVVVGVIGCMAERDGEDLLRRHPQVNLMCGPAELDRVPALIDNELRTSVETRSAWTTPGRTRTVEGRTALRGGRGGGVNRRTQTLDAAADTLELVDLSRAFSADDTSAGGRSAYVRITRGCNKLCTYCVVPHTRGEEVHRPPDAIVEECRKLADAGVLEVTLLGQTVNHYHFDRGAAVAVGGVVQPQVGTVISPNAGTGGPSPVFSRTTVSFADLLHRIHEEVPGIRRLRFVTSYPRDFGDDILAVMRDSPRICRYLHLPVQSGSDRVLARMNRGYRAAHFRELVERVRHFLPDAQMATDVITGFPGETEEDHQATFELLRWARFKNSFLFKYSPRPGTPAFDRMEDDVPTEVKRRRNRELVDLQNGISAEISAEQVGKRLEVFVEGVSAKVAKAAARAQAGVGVGGVELGWETRAKQPVPQAAAAAEEPLTQLSGRTGGDLIAVFEGPESLIGTLAEVEIEAASALTLKGRIASDLPVRR